In a single window of the Mesoplodon densirostris isolate mMesDen1 chromosome 18, mMesDen1 primary haplotype, whole genome shotgun sequence genome:
- the NEK8 gene encoding serine/threonine-protein kinase Nek8 isoform X2 — protein sequence MTKEERQAAQNECQVLKLLNHPNVIEYYENFLEDKALMIAMEYAPGGTLAEFIQKRCNSLLEEETILHFFVQILLALHHVHTHLILHRDLKTQNILLDKHRMVVKIGDFGISKILSSKSKAYTVVGTPCYISPELCEGKPYNQKSDIWALGCVLYELASLKRAFEAANLPALVLKIMSGTFAPISDRYSPELRQLVLSLLSLEPAQRPPLSHIMAQPLCIRALLNLHTDLGSVRMRRAEKPLATGPPMAPGSTGGRTTSGRCRGVPRGPARPAIPPPLSSVYTWGGGLSVPLRLPMLNTEVVQVAAGRTQKAGVTRSGRLILWEAPPLGAGGGPLLPGAVEQQQPQFVSRFLEGQSGVTIKHVACGDLFTACLTDRGIIMTFGSGSNGCLGHGSLNDISQPTIVEALLGYEMVQVACGASHVLALSTERELFAWGRGDGGRLGLGTRESHSCPQQVPMPSGQEAQRVVCGIDSSMILTVPGQALACGSNRFNKLGLDHLSLGEEPAPHQQVEEALSFTPLGSAPLDREPLLSVDLGTAHSAAVTACGDCYTFGSNQHGQLGTIACRVSRVPCQVQGLQGIKIAMVACGDAFTVAIGAESEVYSWGKGARGRLGRRDEDAGLPRPVQLDETHPYTVTSVSCCHGNTLLAIRRPKCVLSPPTLKSSGHRRASPPLRHLDTPLDDPDTASPVNVLEKYRCLRPDQPPGLYHQWGIRTSKAPALPLALAM from the exons ACCATCCTGCACTTCTTTGTGCAGATCCTGCTGGCGCTGCATCACGTGCACACCCACCTCATCCTGCACCGGGACCTCAAGACCCAAAACATCCTTCTAGACAAACACCGCATGGTCGTCAAGATTGGTGACTTCGGCATCTCCAAGATCCTTAGCAGCAAGAGCAAGGCCTATACG GTGGTGGGTACTCCATGCTACATTTCCCCTGAACTGTGTGAGGGCAAGCCCTACAACCAGAAGAGTGACATCTGGGCCCTGGGCTGTGTTCTGTATGAGCTGGCCAGCCTCAAGAGGGCCTTTGAGGCTGCG AACCTGCCAGCGCTGGTGCTGAAGATCATGAGCGGCACCTTTGCGCCCATCTCTGACCGGTACAGCCCTGAGCTGCGCCAGCTGGTTCTGAGTCTTCTCAGCCTGGAGCCTGCACAGCGGCCACCGCTCAGCCACATCATGGCGCAGCCACTCTGCATCCGGGCGCTCCTCAACCTCCACACCGACCTGGGCAGCGTCCGCATGCGGAG GGCAGAGAAACCCCTGGCCACCGGGCCACCCATGGCCCCCGGCAGCACAGGGGGCAGGACCACCAGTGGCCGTTGCAGAG GTGTCCCCCGGGGACCTGCCCGGCCGGCCATTCCGCCGCCGCTGTCATCGGTGTACACGTGGGGTGGCGGGCTCAGTGTGCCGCTGCGGCTGCCAATGCTCAACACAGAGGTGGTCCAGGTGGCAGCGGGGCGCACGCAGAAGGCTGGCGTCACGCGCTCCGGGCGCCTCATACTTTGGGAG GCCCCGCCCCTAGGCGCTGGAGGgggccccctcctccctggggcggtggagcagcagcagccccagttcGTCTCCCGTTTCCTGGAGGGCCAGTCGGGTGTGACTATCAAGCATGTGGCCTGTGGGGACCTCTTCACGGCCTGCCTGACTG accGAGGCATCATCATGACCTTTGGCAGTGGCAGCAATGGGTGCCTAGGCCATGGCAGCCTCAATGACATCAGCCAG CCCACCATTGTGGAGGCCCTGCTGGGCTATGAGATGGTGCAGGTGGCCTGTGGGGCGTCTCATGTGCTGGCCTTGTCCACTGAGCGGGAACTATTTGCCTGGGGCCGCGGAGATGGTG GCCGGCTGGGACTAGGCACCAGGGAGTCCCACAGCTGCCCCCAGCAGGTACCCATGCCCTCAGGACAGGAAGCCCAGCGGGTTGTATGTGGCATTGACTCCTCCATGATCCTCACTGTGCCCGGCCAAGCCCTGGCCTGTGGGAGCAACAG GTTCAACAAGCTGGGCCTGGATCATCTCTCCCTAGGGGAGGAGCCTGCCCCACACCAGCAAGTGGAGGAGGCCCTGAGCTTCACACCACTAGGGTCTGCACCCCTGGACCGGGAGCCCCTGCTGAGCGTGGACCTGGGCACTGCTCATTCAGCTGCTGTAACTG CCTGTGGTGACTGCTATACATTCGGCAGCAATCAGCATGGGCAGTTGGGTACCATCGCTTGCCGGGTCAGCCGGGTACCTTGTCAAGTCCAGGGCCTCCAGGGAATCAAGATAGCAATGGTGGCCTGTGGGGATGCCTTCACTGTGGCCATTGGGGCAG AAAGTGAAGTGTACTCTTGGGGCAAAGGGGCCCGAGGTCGACTGGGAAGGAGGGATGAGGATGCTGGACTCCCTAGGCCAGTGCAGCTGGATGAGACACACCCCTACACAGTAACTTCTGTGTCCTGTTGCCATGGAAACACTCTCCTGGCTATCCGCC GGCCCAAATGCGTTCTTTCTCCTCCAACCCTCAAGTCCAG CGGTCACAGACGAGCCAGTCCCCCCTTGAGGCACCTGGATACACCTCTGGACGACCCTGATACCGCTTCTCCTGTAAATGTTCTTGAAAAGTACAGGTGCCTCAGGCCTGACCAGCCCCCTGGATTGTATCATCAATGGGGTATAAGAACCAGTAAAGCCCCTGCTCTGCCTTTGGCCCTGGCTATGTAA
- the FAM222B gene encoding protein FAM222B — protein sequence MLACLPGPGDLSFQLLSHTQMNTGLQKWDTTQKMRTAHYPTPAELDAYAKKVANNPLTIKIFPNSVKVPQRKHVRRTVNGLDTSAQRYSPYPTQAATKAGLLAIVKVPAKSILKDFDGTRARLLPEAIMNPPVAPYATVAPSTLAHPQAQALARQQALQHAQTLAHAPPQTLQHPQGIPPPPALSHPQSLQQPQGLGPPQPMAPTQGLVHPQALSHQGLQHLPTPLLHGGRKMPDSDAPPNVTVSTSTIPLSMAATLQHSQPPDLSSIVHQISQFCQTRAGISTTSVCEGQIANPSPISRSLLINASTRVSTHGVPTPMPSCVVNPMEHTHTAAAALPAAGPVNLPTGISRAPTGYPSDLKPVAWNQHQLAHLQQMCSEAGGTPAPGLTGKHAAGRELAGPGFVGKAPAYPQELCMAQAFHLKPPLEKPTPSPPVNGLAAPLAYPNGHYFQPLWNNILPTPNSDSSGSQDLAMPFHSGQPAGAPLDCAAAAAGAHYRAGTGGGPVASQNSLVQTVDYLSGDFPQACFRDQSLAMLSKAHRAPGSRAPDPTDSRNLHIQHPGYR from the exons ATGCTAGCCTGTCTACCAGGGCCAGGTGACCTGTCCTTTCAGCTTCTTTCTCACACGCAGATGAACACTGGACTTCAGAAAT GGGACACTACACAGAAAATGAGAACTGCTCACTATCCTACCCCAGCCGAATTGGACGCGTATGCTAAGAAGGTCGCAAACAACCCACTGACTATAAAAATCTTCCCCAACAGTGTGAAGGTTCCCCAGCGGAAACACGTTCGTCGTACTGTGAACGGCCTCGACACATCAGCCCAGCGCTACAGCCCCTACCCGACTCAGGCTGCCACCAAGGCAGGCCTGCTTGCCATTGTCAAAGTGCCAGCCAAAAGCATACTCAAGGACTTTGACGGCACCCGAGCCCGGTTGCTCCCTGAGGCCATCATGAACCCCCCAGTGGCGCCCTATGCTACTGTGGCACCCAGCACTTTAGcccacccccaggcccaggcTCTGGCCCGCCAGCAGGCCCTGCAGCACGCACAGACCCTGGCCCATGCCCCTCCCCAGACGCTGCAGCACCCTCAGGGTATCCCGCCACCCCCGGCGCTGTCccaccctcagagcctccagcagCCTCAGGGCCTGGGCCCCCCTCAGCCTATGGCCCCAACCCAGGGCTTGGTCCACCCTCAGGCCCTGTCTCACCAGGGTCTCCAGCACCTCCCCACTCCCTTGCTGCACGGAGGCCGGAAGATGCCAGACTCAGACGCCCCCCCGAATGTGACCGTGTCTACCTCAACTATCCCCCTTTCCATGGCGGCCACCCTGCAGCACAGCCAGCCCCCGGACCTGAGCAGCATCGTGCACCAGATCAGCCAGTTTTGCCAGACGAGGGCAGGCATCAGCACTACCTCAGTGTGTGAGGGCCAGATCGCCAACCCCAGCCCCATTAGCCGCAGTCTGCTCATCAATGCAAGCACTCGGGTGTCGACCCACGGCGTCCCCACACCAATGCCTTCATGTGTGGTCAATCCCATGGAGCACACCCACACGGCCGCAGCCGCATTGCCCGCTGCAGGCCCTGTCAACCTGCCCACGGGCATCTCTCGAGCCCCCACTGGCTACCCTAGCGACCTCAAGCCAGTCGCCTGGAACCAGCACCAGCTGGCCCACTTACAGCAGATGTGCAGTGAGGCCGGCGGGACGCCGGCCCCTGGCCTGACAGGCAAGCACGCGGCAGGACGCGAGTTGGCGGGGCCTGGCTTCGTGGGCAAGGCCCCCGCCTACCCGCAGGAACTCTGCATGGCGCAGGCCTTCCATCTGAAGCCACCCCTGGAGAAGCCAACCCCGTCCCCACCAGTCAACGGCCTGGCAGCCCCACTGGCCTACCCTAATGGTCACTACTTCCAGCCCCTGTGGAACAACATCCTGCCCACTCCCAATAGCGACAGCTCGGGGTCTCAGGACCTCGCCATGCCGTTCCACAGTGGGCAGCCTGCAGGCGCACCCCTCGActgtgcggcggcggcggctggggCCCACTACCGGGCAGGGACCGGGGGCGGTCCGGTGGCAAGCCAGAACAGCCTGGTGCAGACAGTGGATTACCTAAGCGGGGATTTCCCGCAGGCCTGCTTCCGAGACCAGAGCCTGGCCATGCTGAGCAAGGCCCACCGAGCCCCTGGCAGCCGAGCCCCTGATCCCACAGATAGTCGAAATCTTCATATTCAGCACCCTGGGTATAGATAG
- the TRAF4 gene encoding TNF receptor-associated factor 4 → MPGFDYKFLEKPKRRLLCPLCGKPMREPVQVSTCGHRFCDTCLQEFLSEGVFKCPEDQLPLDYAKIYPDPELEVQVLGLPIRCIHSEEGCRWSGPLRHLQGHLNTCSFNVVPCPNRCPAKLSRRDLPAHLQHDCPKRRLKCEFCGCDFSGEAFESHEGVCPQESVYCENKCGARMMRRLLAQHATSECPKRTQPCTYCTKEFVFDTIQSHQYQCPRLPVPCPNQCGVGTMAREDLPGHLKDSCSTALVLCPFKDSGCKHRCPKLAMARHVEESVKPHLAMMCALVGRQRQELQELRRELEELSVGSDGVLIWKIGSYGRRLQEAKAKPNLECFSPAFYTHKYGYKLQVSAFLNGNGSGEGTHLSLYIRVLPGAFDNLLEWPFARRVTFSLLDQSDPGLAKPQHVTETFHPDPNWKNFQKPGTWRGSLDESSLGFGYPKFISHQDIRKRNYVRDDAVFIRASVELPRKILS, encoded by the exons ATGCCCGGCTTTGACTACAAGTTCTTGGAGAAGCCCAAGCGGCGGCTGCTGTGTCCGCTGTGCGGGAAGCCCATGCGCGAGCCCGTGCAGGTTTCTACCTGCGGCCACCGCTTCTGCGACACCTGCCTGCAGGAGTTCCTCAG TGAAGGAGTCTTCAAGTGCCCTGAGGATCAACTTCCTCTGGACTATGCCAAG ATCTACCCAGACCCAGAGCTGGAGGTACAGGTACTGGGCCTGCCTATCCGCTGCATCCACAGTGAGGAGGGCTGCCGCTGGAGTGGGCCACTTCGTCACCTACAG GGCCACCTGAATACCTGCAGCTTCAATGTAGTCCCCTGCCCCAACCGCTGCCCCGCCAAGCTGAGCCGCCGGGATCTGCCCGCGCACCTGCAGCACGACTGCCCCAAGCGGCGACTCAAGTGCGAGTTCTGTGGCTGTGACTTCAGCGGGGAGGCCTTTGAG AGCCACGAAGGCGTGTGCCCGCAAGAGAGTGTGTACTGTGAGAACAAGTGCGGTGCCCGCATGATGCGGCGGCTCCTGGCCCAGCATGCCACCTCTGAGTGCCCCAAGCGCACCCAGCCTTGCACTTACTGCACCAAGGAGTTTGTCTTTGACACCATCCAG AGCCACCAGTACCAGTGCCCGAGGCTGCCTGTGCCGTGCCCCAACCAGTGTGGCGTGGGCACCATGGCTCGGGAGGATCTGCCGGGCCACCTCAAGGACAGCTGTAGCACTGCCCTGGTGCTGTGCCCATTCAAAGACTCCGGCTGCAAGCACAGG TGCCCTAAGCTGGCAATGGCACGGCACGTGGAGGAGAGCGTGAAGCCACATCTGGCCATGATGTGTGCCCTGGTGGGCCGGCAACGGCAAGAGCTGCAGGAGCTGCGAAGAGAGCTGGAGGAGCTCTCCGTGGGCAGCGACGGCGTGCTCATCTGGAAGATTGGCAGTTACGGGCGAAGGCTACAGGAGGCCAAAGCCAAGCCCAACCTCGAGTGCTTCAGCCCCGCCTTCTACACGCATAAGTATGGCTACAAGCTGCAGGTGTCTGCATTCCTCAATGGCAATGGCAGTGGTGAGGGTACACATCTCTCGCTCTACATTCGCGTGCTGCCAGGTGCCTTTGACAATCTCCTTGAGTGGCCCTTTGCCCGCCGCGTCACCTTCTCCCTGCTGGATCAGAGCGACCCTGGGCTGGCTAAGCCACAGCATGTCACTGAGACCTTTCACCCTGACCCAAACTGGAAGAATTTCCAAAAACCAGGCACTTGGCGGGGCTCCCTGGATGAGAGTTCTCTGGGCTTTGGTTACCCCAAGTTCATCTCCCACCAGGATATCCGCAAGCGAAACTATGTGCGGGATGATGCAGTCTTCATCCGTGCCTCTGTTGAATTGCCCCGAAAGATCCTCAGCTGA